One part of the Marinobacter sp. MDS2 genome encodes these proteins:
- a CDS encoding FAD-binding oxidoreductase → MSSEQIIAALEELVTTAENPGKVLTDPSDLDTYGKDWTKIYPPKPLAIVLPKTTEQVQAVVKFANENQIGLVPSGGRTGLSAGAVAANGEIVVAFDNMNQVLDFNASDRTVRCQAGVVTEQLQNFAEENGLYYPVDFASAGSSQLGGNLSTNAGGIKVIRYGMSRDWVAGLKVVTGKGDILDLNKDLAKNNTGYDLRHLFIGAEGTLGFITEATMKLTRKPDNLTVLVLGLNDLVNTMDVLQSFQSKLDLTAYEFFSHQAMQHVLAHGQVQAPFETEAPYYALLEFEAVSDQVMDDAMALFEECVEKGWVLDGVISQSETQANSLWQLRERISESIAPRIPYKNDISVVVSKVPGFLQEIDSVVTEHYPDFEIIWFGHIGDGNLHLNILKPEDMAKEDFFEKCQQVNKWVFEIVERYQGSVSAEHGVGMTKKPYLQYTRSEAEIAYLKGIKLAFDPNGIMNPGKIFD, encoded by the coding sequence ATGAGTTCCGAACAGATCATTGCCGCCCTTGAAGAACTGGTAACTACCGCCGAGAACCCGGGCAAAGTATTGACTGACCCTTCCGATCTGGACACCTACGGTAAGGACTGGACCAAGATCTATCCGCCCAAGCCGCTGGCCATTGTTCTGCCGAAGACCACCGAACAGGTGCAGGCGGTGGTTAAGTTCGCCAACGAAAACCAAATCGGTTTGGTGCCGTCGGGCGGGCGTACGGGTTTGAGCGCCGGTGCCGTGGCGGCCAACGGTGAGATCGTGGTGGCTTTCGATAACATGAACCAGGTGCTGGATTTTAACGCCAGCGACCGTACTGTGCGCTGCCAGGCCGGGGTGGTTACCGAACAACTGCAGAACTTCGCGGAAGAAAATGGCCTGTACTACCCCGTGGACTTCGCCTCGGCCGGATCCAGCCAGCTGGGTGGAAACTTGTCCACCAACGCCGGTGGCATCAAGGTGATTCGCTACGGCATGAGCCGTGATTGGGTGGCCGGCCTGAAGGTGGTCACCGGTAAGGGCGATATTCTGGATTTGAACAAAGATCTGGCCAAGAACAACACGGGTTACGACCTTCGCCACCTGTTCATTGGGGCAGAAGGCACTTTGGGCTTTATCACCGAAGCCACCATGAAACTGACCCGTAAGCCAGATAACCTGACAGTACTCGTGCTGGGTCTGAACGATCTGGTCAATACCATGGATGTGCTGCAGTCATTCCAGAGCAAACTGGACCTGACCGCCTATGAATTCTTCTCCCATCAAGCCATGCAGCATGTTCTCGCCCACGGCCAGGTGCAGGCGCCGTTTGAAACCGAAGCGCCTTACTATGCGCTTCTGGAATTCGAGGCGGTGTCGGATCAGGTGATGGACGATGCCATGGCGCTGTTTGAAGAATGTGTGGAAAAAGGCTGGGTGCTGGACGGCGTGATCAGCCAGAGCGAAACCCAGGCCAACAGTTTGTGGCAGCTACGGGAGCGCATTTCCGAGTCCATCGCCCCGCGCATTCCCTACAAGAACGACATTTCTGTTGTGGTGTCCAAAGTGCCGGGCTTCCTGCAGGAAATCGACAGCGTGGTGACCGAGCATTACCCGGACTTTGAAATCATCTGGTTCGGCCACATCGGCGATGGCAACCTGCACCTGAACATCCTCAAACCGGAAGACATGGCGAAAGAAGACTTCTTCGAGAAGTGCCAGCAGGTAAACAAGTGGGTGTTTGAAATCGTTGAACGCTATCAGGGCAGTGTGTCTGCTGAGCACGGCGTGGGCATGACCAAGAAGCCCTACCTGCAGTACACCCGCAGTGAAGCTGAAATTGCTTACCTGAAGGGGATTAAATTGGCGTTTGACCCGAATGGCATCATGAACCCAGGCAAGATTTTCGACTGA
- the serA gene encoding phosphoglycerate dehydrogenase gives MSNTSLEKSKIRILLLEGVHQSAIDTLNAAGYTNIEYLTHSLAEEELIEKIADAHFVGIRSRTQLTEKVFEAAKKLVAVGCFCIGTNQVDLQAATRRGIAVFNAPFSNTRSVAELVLAQAILLLRGVPEKSAKAHRGEWLKSAKDSYEIRGKKLGIIGYGNIGTQFSVLAEGLGMDVYFYDVVSKLPIGNATQVGSLKELLNIADVVSLHVPETPSTKYMFKAEQLAQMKPGSILMNASRGTVVDIDALADTLRSGKLLGAAIDVFPVEPKSNDEEFVSPLREFDNVILTPHVGGSTIEAQENIGREVAEKLAMYSDNGTSVSSVNFPEVALPSHPDQHRLLHIHENVPGVMSEINQVFSENNINICGQYLQTKEDIGYVVVDVDKAYGELALQKLRQVKGTIRTRVLF, from the coding sequence ATGTCAAATACGTCTCTCGAAAAGAGCAAAATCCGGATCCTGCTGCTGGAAGGCGTCCATCAATCTGCCATTGATACCCTGAACGCTGCGGGCTACACCAATATTGAGTACCTGACCCACTCACTCGCTGAAGAAGAGCTGATCGAGAAAATTGCCGATGCGCATTTTGTTGGCATCCGCTCTCGCACCCAGTTGACTGAGAAAGTATTTGAAGCCGCCAAAAAACTGGTTGCTGTGGGCTGTTTCTGCATCGGAACCAATCAGGTTGACCTGCAGGCCGCAACACGTCGCGGTATTGCCGTATTCAACGCGCCCTTCTCCAACACTCGCTCTGTTGCAGAACTGGTGCTGGCTCAGGCCATTCTGTTGTTGCGTGGCGTACCGGAAAAAAGCGCCAAAGCGCACCGCGGTGAATGGCTGAAGTCTGCAAAAGACAGCTACGAGATTCGTGGCAAAAAGCTCGGCATCATCGGTTACGGCAACATCGGCACTCAGTTCAGTGTTCTGGCCGAAGGCCTGGGCATGGACGTGTACTTCTACGACGTCGTTTCCAAGCTGCCGATCGGTAACGCCACTCAGGTCGGTTCTCTGAAAGAGCTGCTGAACATCGCCGACGTGGTGTCCCTGCACGTGCCGGAAACACCGTCCACCAAGTACATGTTCAAAGCAGAGCAACTGGCCCAGATGAAGCCCGGCTCCATCCTGATGAACGCTTCGCGCGGCACCGTGGTGGACATTGATGCTTTGGCCGACACGCTTCGCTCCGGCAAGCTGTTGGGCGCCGCCATTGACGTGTTCCCGGTTGAGCCCAAATCCAACGACGAAGAGTTCGTGTCTCCACTGCGCGAGTTCGACAACGTGATCCTGACCCCGCACGTGGGCGGCTCCACCATCGAAGCTCAGGAAAACATTGGTCGCGAAGTGGCTGAAAAGCTCGCGATGTACAGCGACAACGGCACCTCGGTTTCTTCCGTAAACTTCCCGGAAGTGGCACTGCCATCGCACCCGGATCAGCACCGTTTGTTGCACATCCACGAGAACGTGCCGGGCGTTATGTCCGAAATCAACCAGGTGTTCTCGGAAAACAACATCAACATCTGTGGTCAGTATCTACAAACCAAAGAAGACATTGGTTACGTGGTTGTTGATGTTGATAAAGCCTACGGCGAGCTGGCACTGCAAAAGCTGCGTCAGGTCAAGGGCACTATCCGTACCCGCGTACTGTTCTGA
- a CDS encoding S8 family peptidase: protein MKKHALITAASLSACLLSAAPVQAGLFEALGLTGSTAEANQSVTLQAGDAIPGRYIVTLDPALPELLGLGDLTAGIQSLLMAVGGGEVLHVYQTAMTGAALALTEQQAGLLSSLPGVLKVEQDRIVAANSATQPGATWGLDRIDQAVLPLDEQYRYPASGGAGVNVYVIDTGLRDTHQEFAGRVIEGRNFAVNDAGLLGLGALPLVGPFLNLGGSTDATDTTDCNGHGTHVASTSVGSTYGVAKQASVAAVRVLDCSGAGSNADVIAGVDWVAANHQAPAVANMSLGGGASDALDNAVRGAIEEGVTFVVAAGNDDADACGGSPNRVEPAITVGSTTRDDQRSSFSNHGQCLDIFAPGSDITAAWHEADNQTNTISGTSMASPHVAGVSALILAEQPGLTPAEVTNAVINLGTGNVLNGIKAGSPNLLLRAPQ, encoded by the coding sequence ATGAAAAAGCATGCACTGATTACAGCAGCCAGTTTGAGCGCTTGCCTTCTTTCCGCAGCGCCGGTTCAGGCGGGTTTGTTTGAGGCGCTTGGCTTGACCGGTTCAACAGCTGAAGCAAACCAGTCCGTTACGCTGCAAGCAGGGGATGCGATTCCCGGGCGTTATATCGTGACACTGGATCCGGCTCTGCCGGAACTGTTGGGCCTAGGCGATCTGACGGCCGGTATTCAGTCACTGCTGATGGCTGTAGGGGGCGGTGAAGTGTTGCATGTCTACCAGACTGCGATGACGGGCGCGGCTCTGGCGCTCACCGAGCAACAGGCAGGCCTGTTGTCTTCGCTGCCGGGCGTTCTGAAGGTGGAGCAGGATCGTATTGTTGCTGCCAATTCGGCAACCCAGCCCGGGGCAACCTGGGGCCTGGACCGTATCGACCAAGCGGTATTGCCGCTCGATGAGCAGTACCGTTACCCCGCATCTGGCGGTGCTGGTGTTAATGTTTATGTGATCGATACCGGGCTTCGCGATACTCACCAAGAGTTTGCTGGCCGTGTTATTGAAGGTCGTAACTTTGCCGTCAATGATGCCGGCCTGTTGGGGCTGGGCGCGTTACCTTTGGTTGGGCCGTTTCTGAACCTCGGTGGCTCAACCGACGCGACCGATACCACAGACTGTAACGGCCACGGTACCCACGTAGCCAGTACCTCCGTTGGCTCAACCTACGGGGTTGCCAAGCAGGCTTCCGTGGCAGCTGTGCGTGTTCTGGATTGCTCGGGTGCGGGTAGCAACGCTGATGTGATTGCAGGCGTAGACTGGGTAGCAGCAAATCACCAGGCGCCAGCGGTTGCGAACATGTCTTTGGGGGGTGGTGCTTCCGATGCACTGGATAACGCGGTTCGCGGTGCCATCGAAGAAGGTGTGACCTTCGTTGTGGCGGCGGGCAATGACGATGCGGATGCGTGTGGTGGTTCGCCGAATCGGGTTGAGCCTGCGATCACAGTGGGCAGCACCACCCGTGACGACCAGCGCTCTTCCTTCTCAAACCATGGACAGTGTCTGGATATTTTCGCTCCGGGCTCTGACATCACGGCAGCCTGGCATGAAGCGGATAACCAGACCAACACCATCAGCGGCACCTCGATGGCCTCACCTCACGTAGCGGGTGTTTCGGCGTTGATCCTGGCGGAACAGCCAGGTTTGACACCGGCAGAGGTGACAAATGCTGTGATCAATCTGGGTACCGGTAATGTACTGAACGGTATCAAGGCCGGATCACCCAACCTGTTGCTGCGCGCCCCGCAGTAA
- a CDS encoding OmpA family protein, translating into MKKTILAFAVATVGLSGCMTYDPYTGEEKTSNATKGSIIGALGGAAIGAATSSKSDRGKGALIGAAGGAAVGGGIGYYMDRQEAQLRQRLEGTGVRVVRNGDQIELVMPGNITFNTDQSSIRPGFTGTLESVALVLKEFDKTIIQIDGHTDSTGRDSYNQLLSERRASSVRDFLMNQGIEPRRTRATGYGERAPVASNETATGREQNRRVELTLVPMQ; encoded by the coding sequence ATGAAGAAGACAATCCTTGCCTTTGCCGTTGCGACGGTTGGCCTGAGTGGCTGCATGACTTACGACCCTTATACCGGAGAAGAGAAAACGTCGAACGCAACCAAGGGCAGCATCATCGGCGCCTTGGGTGGCGCAGCAATTGGTGCGGCCACGTCTAGCAAAAGCGATCGTGGTAAAGGCGCATTGATTGGTGCCGCTGGTGGTGCTGCTGTTGGTGGTGGTATCGGTTATTACATGGATCGCCAGGAAGCGCAGCTGCGTCAGAGACTGGAAGGCACCGGGGTGCGTGTGGTGCGTAATGGCGACCAGATTGAATTGGTGATGCCTGGCAATATTACGTTTAACACGGATCAGTCCAGCATTCGCCCAGGATTTACCGGCACGTTGGAGTCGGTTGCTCTTGTTCTGAAGGAATTCGATAAAACCATCATCCAGATTGATGGCCACACGGATAGCACCGGGCGGGACAGCTACAATCAGTTGTTGAGTGAGCGTCGTGCTTCATCTGTCCGTGACTTCTTGATGAATCAAGGCATTGAGCCTCGTCGTACCCGTGCGACCGGTTACGGAGAGCGTGCGCCCGTGGCATCTAACGAAACTGCGACGGGCCGTGAACAGAATCGTCGTGTTGAGCTAACGCTCGTGCCCATGCAGTAA
- a CDS encoding alpha/beta hydrolase produces the protein MYWKTDTIEIPNWDRHSLLERLEPFNPQEPRDLSSEMEAYCRFYGLDLWVEHPQVTYHQGYIKAQHHEVMVHYFRLPDAGASKGTVFILHGYFDHVGLYTQLIDRCLGAGFDVLAYDQPGHGLSSGTPAAIGSFLEYQAVLSSVMAQVEDKIRGPWFAVGQSTGGAILIDYLLSNHHNQETSAFRKVVLLAPLVRPMGWLGAKMLHSVARPFLSRWRRAFGQNSSNTRFLKFLREHDPLQARAVHVDWVTALRKWVPHIESARPVDFPVTVVQGEKDLTVDWQHNLRIIRNKFSAVNERTIPDGRHHLVNEAKDLQATVFNTIIDTFSQ, from the coding sequence GTGTACTGGAAAACAGATACCATAGAAATACCGAACTGGGACAGGCACTCATTGCTTGAGCGGCTGGAGCCGTTCAATCCGCAGGAGCCTCGGGACCTGAGTTCTGAGATGGAAGCCTATTGTCGGTTTTACGGTTTGGACTTGTGGGTGGAGCATCCACAGGTGACCTATCACCAAGGCTACATCAAGGCTCAGCACCATGAAGTCATGGTGCATTATTTTCGGTTGCCGGATGCCGGTGCATCTAAAGGGACCGTGTTTATATTGCACGGCTACTTTGATCACGTTGGCCTTTATACCCAGCTCATTGACCGGTGCCTTGGCGCTGGTTTTGATGTGCTGGCCTATGACCAGCCAGGCCATGGTTTATCCAGTGGCACGCCGGCAGCCATCGGCAGCTTCCTGGAGTATCAGGCAGTTTTGTCCTCGGTTATGGCGCAGGTGGAGGATAAAATCCGGGGGCCGTGGTTCGCGGTTGGCCAGAGCACAGGTGGGGCGATTTTGATCGACTATCTGTTGTCTAACCATCACAACCAGGAAACCTCTGCGTTCCGTAAGGTGGTGCTGTTGGCGCCACTGGTGCGGCCCATGGGTTGGCTGGGCGCCAAGATGTTGCACAGTGTGGCGCGCCCGTTCCTGAGTCGTTGGCGAAGGGCCTTTGGGCAGAACAGCAGCAATACCCGGTTTCTGAAGTTTCTTCGGGAGCATGATCCTTTGCAGGCTCGGGCTGTGCATGTGGACTGGGTCACGGCTTTGCGGAAGTGGGTGCCACACATTGAGTCGGCTCGGCCGGTGGACTTCCCGGTAACGGTGGTACAGGGTGAAAAAGACCTGACCGTCGACTGGCAGCACAATCTGCGGATCATTCGAAACAAGTTTTCGGCCGTCAACGAACGCACGATCCCGGATGGGCGCCATCACTTGGTCAATGAGGCCAAAGATTTGCAGGCGACGGTATTCAATACCATTATTGATACATTCTCGCAGTAA
- a CDS encoding alpha/beta hydrolase — MFQPLLEVGLRQIMYRLVRPLLSNGVSLHLQRKLIRQAYRTSVPPRNVRFTSDTLGHVPVLRAQAKTHSAGTLIYLHGGGYILGSAATHKGIAGHLAKLTGCEVIIPDYRLAPEHPYPAAPDDAEAVFHAVIQEGKPADKVAIAGDSAGGGLALVLAMRLREHGHALPSSITCFSPWTDLTSQQLYTPECEPVLHSSWVLKAAKMYAGGETLTEPRISPVFGDLKGLPPTLIQVGSQEILLNDATRLAEAAKTANVDATLEIYNGLWHVFQTHSAQLKRASDALVVAAKHIRRYLAE, encoded by the coding sequence ATGTTCCAACCGCTTCTTGAAGTCGGCCTGCGCCAGATAATGTACCGACTCGTGCGCCCTTTGCTGTCGAACGGTGTCTCGCTGCATCTGCAACGCAAGCTGATTCGCCAAGCCTACCGAACATCAGTCCCGCCCCGGAACGTCCGGTTCACCAGCGACACTCTGGGCCATGTACCGGTGTTGCGAGCACAGGCGAAAACCCACTCCGCCGGCACCCTCATATACCTGCACGGCGGCGGCTACATTCTGGGCTCTGCGGCTACGCACAAAGGCATCGCGGGTCATCTGGCAAAACTGACCGGCTGCGAAGTGATCATTCCCGATTACCGGTTGGCACCCGAGCACCCGTATCCAGCGGCACCAGACGATGCGGAAGCAGTGTTCCACGCCGTGATTCAGGAAGGGAAACCCGCAGACAAAGTGGCTATAGCGGGAGATTCCGCGGGCGGCGGGCTGGCATTAGTGTTAGCGATGCGCCTTCGGGAACACGGCCACGCCCTGCCTTCATCTATTACGTGTTTTTCACCTTGGACAGATTTGACCAGTCAGCAGCTCTACACCCCCGAATGCGAACCGGTACTTCACAGTAGCTGGGTTCTCAAGGCGGCGAAAATGTATGCAGGCGGGGAAACGTTGACTGAGCCTCGGATTTCTCCGGTATTCGGCGATCTGAAGGGGCTGCCGCCGACGCTGATTCAGGTGGGCAGTCAGGAAATCCTGCTCAATGACGCAACACGACTGGCCGAAGCGGCCAAAACGGCCAATGTCGATGCAACGCTCGAAATCTACAACGGCCTCTGGCACGTGTTTCAGACCCACAGTGCCCAATTAAAACGCGCCTCCGATGCCCTTGTCGTTGCAGCCAAACACATCAGGCGTTATCTGGCAGAGTAA
- a CDS encoding GIY-YIG nuclease family protein: MAEQWHLYLVRTASGSLYTGISTDVPRRFSEHQAGAPKGARSLRGKGPLTLEFQMLAGDRSRASKLEWQIKRWPRARKEALLRGEVTLPDNA; encoded by the coding sequence ATGGCTGAACAGTGGCACCTGTATCTGGTGCGAACAGCCTCGGGCAGTCTATACACCGGTATTTCAACAGACGTACCTAGGCGCTTCTCTGAACACCAGGCCGGTGCTCCGAAAGGTGCCCGCAGTTTGCGGGGGAAAGGCCCGCTGACGCTGGAGTTTCAGATGTTAGCCGGTGACCGCAGCCGGGCGTCCAAATTGGAGTGGCAAATCAAACGCTGGCCAAGGGCACGGAAAGAAGCCCTGCTAAGAGGCGAGGTTACTCTGCCAGATAACGCCTGA
- a CDS encoding DMT family transporter, producing the protein MKNQKQAMVFGLATVLLWSTVATAFKLALADLAPVQMLLVACIASIVVMAVALVIMGRWQQVFQLSKTQYLQSMGMGLINPCLYYFLLFGAFDRLPAQEAQPLNYTWALVLAYLSVPFLGQKLRRIDILAGLVCYAGVVVIATRGAVTSLNFSDPLGVSLALGSTLVWASYWIIATRDTRDPVVGLFLNFSFGLPVIALVCWYTVGFGVSGIGSLSAAVYIGVFEMGIAFILWSQAMKKAENTAKVSNLIFIAPFLSLVFIYFILGEVILPSTYIGLVLIIAGLWLQQKKVQARTQGLEHG; encoded by the coding sequence ATGAAAAATCAGAAACAGGCCATGGTGTTCGGCTTGGCCACCGTATTGCTGTGGTCTACCGTGGCAACTGCATTCAAGCTGGCGCTGGCGGACTTGGCGCCGGTGCAGATGCTGCTGGTGGCCTGCATTGCTTCTATTGTCGTGATGGCGGTGGCTCTGGTTATTATGGGCCGTTGGCAGCAGGTGTTTCAGCTCAGCAAAACGCAGTACCTGCAATCCATGGGAATGGGGCTGATTAACCCTTGCCTGTATTATTTTTTATTGTTTGGCGCGTTTGATCGACTACCCGCACAGGAAGCGCAGCCGTTGAACTACACCTGGGCGTTGGTGCTTGCCTATCTGTCGGTGCCCTTCCTGGGCCAGAAATTACGCCGTATCGACATTTTGGCCGGTCTGGTCTGTTATGCCGGCGTGGTGGTGATTGCGACCCGGGGCGCCGTTACGTCGCTGAACTTTTCAGACCCTCTGGGCGTGTCTCTGGCATTAGGCAGCACGCTGGTTTGGGCCTCGTACTGGATTATTGCGACACGAGATACCCGTGATCCTGTTGTCGGTCTGTTCCTGAACTTTTCGTTTGGCCTGCCGGTGATTGCCTTGGTGTGTTGGTACACGGTCGGGTTCGGGGTTTCGGGGATTGGATCGCTCTCTGCGGCGGTTTATATTGGTGTCTTTGAAATGGGAATTGCGTTTATCTTATGGTCCCAGGCAATGAAAAAAGCCGAAAATACCGCAAAAGTCAGTAATTTGATTTTTATCGCACCGTTTTTGTCATTGGTTTTTATCTATTTCATCTTGGGCGAAGTAATTTTGCCTTCCACTTACATTGGGCTGGTGTTGATCATCGCCGGTTTATGGCTCCAGCAAAAGAAAGTTCAGGCCCGGACCCAAGGGTTGGAACATGGCTGA
- a CDS encoding sigma-54-dependent transcriptional regulator, with protein sequence MMPANASRILLVEDDPSLGQLLTEELEADGYTVVGAATVQAARKALKEQRPSLIVSDLRLPDGDGMQVLAFQQAEHPGIPFIVITAFGTVDQAVDALQAGADDFLTKPLSTDHLRLKIKRLLAQADINRQLAEIQSRQYGELNMGLVGDSPAMERLRGEIRQVARSQAAVLIHGESGTGKELVAHAIHHQSDRAANAFLAVNCAGIPPDLMESEFFGHEAGAFTGARQARKGLFAEASGGTLLLDEIGEMPMPLQAKLLRVLQEGAIKPVGSDHEEAVDVRILASTHVNLSKAVEDGAFREDLYYRLETLSLGVPPLRERGEDVELLAMHFLKEACLRHSRGFIKLSEVTLRVLKDYPFPGNVRELSSAIERAVTFCGGDTIQPEHLPERIRKRQGAFQLNAIDLDGTNIPEWPTLDALQQNYVRQVMTAVEGNKRRAAQILGINRRTLYRWLESTSEQK encoded by the coding sequence ATGATGCCGGCAAACGCATCGAGGATATTGTTGGTAGAAGATGACCCGAGTTTGGGGCAACTGCTGACCGAGGAACTGGAAGCGGATGGTTATACGGTTGTCGGTGCGGCAACGGTCCAGGCAGCTCGCAAGGCTCTAAAAGAACAGCGCCCGTCGTTGATTGTGTCGGATTTACGGTTGCCCGACGGCGATGGCATGCAAGTGTTGGCTTTCCAGCAGGCAGAACACCCGGGCATTCCCTTCATTGTTATCACTGCCTTCGGCACGGTTGATCAAGCTGTGGACGCATTGCAGGCGGGAGCGGATGATTTTTTGACCAAGCCGTTGTCCACGGATCACCTGCGCCTGAAAATAAAAAGACTGCTGGCTCAGGCCGATATTAACCGGCAACTGGCCGAGATTCAGTCCCGCCAATACGGCGAATTGAATATGGGATTGGTGGGCGACAGCCCGGCGATGGAGCGGTTGCGGGGCGAAATCCGGCAGGTTGCCCGCAGTCAGGCGGCCGTTCTGATCCATGGTGAAAGTGGCACCGGCAAAGAATTGGTTGCACACGCTATCCATCACCAGAGTGACCGGGCGGCGAATGCCTTTTTAGCGGTGAACTGTGCGGGCATTCCGCCCGATCTTATGGAAAGTGAATTTTTCGGTCATGAAGCCGGTGCGTTTACCGGCGCGCGCCAAGCCCGTAAAGGCCTGTTTGCCGAGGCCAGCGGCGGCACCTTGTTGCTGGACGAAATCGGCGAGATGCCTATGCCGCTCCAGGCCAAACTACTGCGGGTATTGCAGGAAGGTGCGATCAAGCCGGTTGGCTCAGACCACGAAGAGGCCGTCGATGTGCGCATACTGGCCTCCACTCACGTGAACCTTTCAAAGGCAGTTGAGGACGGAGCCTTTCGCGAAGATCTCTACTACCGCCTTGAAACCTTGTCTCTTGGTGTGCCGCCGTTGCGAGAGCGGGGAGAGGACGTGGAGCTGCTCGCCATGCATTTTCTCAAGGAAGCCTGCCTCAGACACAGTCGCGGGTTCATCAAGTTGAGCGAAGTAACCTTGAGAGTGCTCAAGGACTATCCGTTTCCGGGCAACGTTCGGGAACTCTCCAGTGCCATCGAAAGGGCAGTCACCTTTTGCGGAGGCGACACGATTCAGCCAGAGCATTTGCCCGAGCGTATTCGCAAGCGCCAGGGCGCGTTTCAACTAAATGCGATAGACCTGGACGGTACAAATATCCCAGAATGGCCCACCTTGGACGCCTTGCAGCAAAACTATGTGCGCCAGGTGATGACCGCGGTGGAAGGCAACAAGCGCCGTGCCGCGCAAATATTGGGTATTAACCGACGAACTCTCTACCGTTGGCTGGAATCCACTTCGGAGCAGAAGTAA
- a CDS encoding ATP-binding protein: protein MFPFSRRFRNMFRSLQLTLVLSIVVPLVLFSGIAIYIGLGAVEKALNERLREDLELVAQAVSGPISNALAQGDELVLGESLKSIFQIGRISGASVFDENSDRVASLGVADTDVSNSASAEKVIASGKLGGAFRRVDGESVFSHFTPLVAEDGRIQGLLQVTRKRSDFHDLVASSRWWAVTIWSAFSFMMILVVVLGHYRTVGRHVSRLLENMAGLAPGRWLLVVPPSGPRELRQIHHGILNLGQRMAAAESEIEGRIARERALAEQLEYQEKVAMIGRVAGGVAHELGAPLNVIQGRARILARSGLPEAQHRHLSDIEHQVTRMTTIIQQLLDCFRHVPDSRRSLDLSSVLADVMKWVSEDRRCDCQMLETEGLEQAMAVRAEPLRVGLACLNVIRNGCQSARSRLRISAHDAGDCWEVRVEDDGPGIPEEHRSRVFEPFYSTRAAGEGTGLGLAVVNSVLKEHGGRVEVAGSDLGGCRMSLYFPKEAT from the coding sequence ATGTTTCCTTTTAGCCGGCGCTTTCGGAATATGTTCCGGTCGTTGCAGCTGACTCTGGTCTTGAGCATTGTGGTGCCACTGGTCCTGTTCAGCGGTATCGCCATCTATATCGGGCTGGGGGCCGTCGAAAAAGCCCTGAACGAACGTTTAAGAGAAGATCTGGAGTTGGTCGCACAAGCCGTGAGTGGGCCGATATCCAACGCTTTGGCGCAAGGCGATGAACTGGTGCTGGGGGAATCGTTAAAATCCATTTTCCAGATAGGCCGCATTTCCGGGGCATCGGTGTTTGATGAAAACAGCGATAGGGTCGCCAGTCTGGGGGTTGCTGACACGGATGTATCCAACAGCGCGAGCGCTGAAAAAGTCATCGCCAGCGGGAAACTTGGGGGCGCCTTTCGTCGGGTCGATGGCGAATCGGTGTTTTCCCATTTTACGCCCTTGGTGGCGGAAGACGGCCGGATTCAGGGGTTGCTTCAGGTCACCCGCAAGCGCAGCGATTTTCACGATTTGGTGGCTTCGTCCCGCTGGTGGGCAGTCACCATCTGGTCGGCGTTTTCTTTCATGATGATTCTGGTGGTCGTGCTGGGGCACTACCGGACAGTGGGGCGCCATGTCAGCCGTTTACTTGAGAATATGGCGGGTCTGGCGCCCGGGCGATGGTTGTTGGTCGTTCCGCCCTCCGGGCCTCGGGAGCTCCGGCAGATTCATCACGGCATTCTGAATCTGGGGCAACGAATGGCCGCGGCAGAATCGGAAATTGAAGGCCGGATTGCCCGGGAGCGAGCATTGGCCGAGCAGCTGGAATATCAGGAAAAGGTGGCAATGATTGGTCGGGTCGCTGGTGGGGTGGCCCACGAACTGGGTGCGCCTCTGAACGTTATTCAGGGCCGTGCCCGTATTCTTGCGCGTTCAGGCTTGCCGGAAGCGCAGCATCGTCACCTCTCGGATATTGAGCATCAGGTCACTCGTATGACCACCATTATCCAGCAGCTACTGGACTGTTTTCGCCACGTTCCGGATTCCCGCCGTTCACTTGATTTGTCATCGGTGCTTGCCGATGTCATGAAGTGGGTCTCGGAAGACCGTCGCTGCGATTGTCAGATGCTTGAAACCGAGGGGCTTGAGCAAGCGATGGCTGTCCGGGCAGAACCCTTGCGCGTGGGATTGGCCTGCCTGAACGTGATTCGAAATGGGTGCCAGTCTGCCCGAAGCCGGCTGAGAATATCGGCCCACGATGCCGGCGATTGCTGGGAAGTCCGGGTTGAAGACGACGGCCCTGGCATCCCTGAAGAACACCGGTCCCGGGTGTTCGAGCCATTCTACAGTACCCGCGCTGCCGGCGAGGGCACCGGCCTTGGCCTCGCCGTGGTGAACAGCGTTCTGAAAGAGCACGGTGGCCGGGTAGAGGTTGCTGGCAGTGATTTGGGAGGCTGCCGTATGAGTCTTTATTTCCCGAAGGAGGCGACATGA